Proteins encoded by one window of Ramlibacter tataouinensis:
- a CDS encoding YitT family protein gives MPSPSATLAGAPAARHAAFEDLLALLTGTLLAALGLVLFQQSGLVTGGTVGLSLLLHYATPVPLPIALLLVNAPFYALACLRMGREFTLKTLLAVSLMSLFAWLLPQGLAIARIDPVLAAVLGGLLCGVAILVLFRHRASLGGLNVLALYLQERSGLSAGKVQMALDAAIVLGGGLLVADGPRVLASVAAVVVLNLVLAVNHRPGRYFAG, from the coding sequence ATGCCCTCACCTTCCGCCACGCTGGCCGGCGCGCCGGCCGCGCGCCACGCCGCCTTCGAGGACCTGCTGGCCCTGCTGACCGGCACCCTGCTGGCGGCGCTCGGGCTGGTGCTGTTCCAGCAATCCGGCCTGGTGACCGGCGGCACGGTGGGCCTGTCGCTGCTGCTGCACTACGCCACCCCCGTGCCGCTGCCGATCGCGCTGCTGCTGGTGAACGCGCCGTTCTATGCCCTGGCCTGCCTGCGCATGGGCCGCGAATTCACCCTGAAGACGCTGCTGGCCGTGAGCCTGATGTCGCTGTTCGCCTGGCTGCTGCCGCAGGGACTGGCGATCGCGCGCATCGACCCGGTGCTGGCGGCCGTGCTGGGCGGGCTGCTGTGCGGCGTGGCGATCCTGGTGTTGTTCCGCCACCGGGCCAGCCTGGGCGGGCTGAACGTGCTGGCGCTGTACCTGCAGGAGCGCTCGGGCCTGAGCGCCGGCAAGGTGCAGATGGCGCTGGATGCGGCGATCGTGCTGGGCGGCGGCCTGCTGGTGGCCGATGGCCCGCGCGTGCTGGCGTCGGTGGCGGCCGTGGTGGTGCTGAACCTGGTGCTGGCCGTGAACCACCGGCCGGGGCGGTACTTCGCCGGGTGA